From one Rhodoferax sp. PAMC 29310 genomic stretch:
- a CDS encoding LysR family transcriptional regulator, with protein MLHTFDWNLVRSFLLVLDQGSLLGAARVLGSSQPTVGRHVAELESQLGVVLFERTGRGLVPTTTALTLAKAAREMEAGALQLQTTLSGAKSKTAGTVRITASTPVAVHLLPKLLADMRRLLPDIQVELVSSNQVSNLLRREADIAIRMVRPDQSSLIAKKLGDVALGAYAHQDYLARRGVLREPADLLKHDLIGSDTDTAILQGFQAMGHAATLETFALRTDDFLVQWAAVKAGLGIGFCADYIASAEPKVVPVLTHQLQIPPLPMWLAVHREIRTNPRIRAVFDHLAEGLPALIA; from the coding sequence ATGCTGCACACGTTTGACTGGAATCTGGTGCGGTCTTTTTTGCTGGTGCTCGATCAGGGCAGCCTGCTGGGTGCGGCCCGCGTGTTGGGCAGCAGCCAGCCCACCGTGGGGCGCCACGTGGCCGAGTTGGAGAGCCAACTCGGCGTGGTCTTGTTCGAACGCACCGGCCGTGGCCTGGTGCCCACCACCACCGCGTTGACACTGGCCAAGGCCGCGCGCGAGATGGAGGCCGGCGCGCTTCAACTGCAAACCACCTTGTCGGGCGCGAAATCCAAAACTGCGGGCACGGTGCGCATCACTGCAAGCACACCGGTGGCGGTTCACCTCTTGCCCAAGTTGCTAGCCGATATGCGCCGGCTATTGCCCGATATTCAGGTGGAACTGGTGTCCAGCAACCAGGTCAGCAACCTGCTGCGCCGGGAGGCCGACATTGCCATTCGCATGGTGCGCCCCGACCAATCGTCTTTGATCGCCAAAAAACTGGGCGACGTGGCGTTGGGCGCGTATGCTCATCAGGACTATTTGGCGCGCCGGGGTGTCCTTCGAGAGCCTGCCGATTTGCTCAAGCACGACCTGATTGGCAGCGACACGGACACCGCCATTCTGCAAGGCTTTCAGGCCATGGGACACGCGGCCACCCTCGAAACATTCGCCCTCAGAACGGATGATTTTCTGGTGCAGTGGGCGGCCGTAAAGGCGGGCTTAGGGATTGGTTTTTGCGCTGATTACATTGCCAGCGCGGAGCCCAAGGTGGTCCCGGTTTTGACCCACCAATTGCAAATTCCGCCTTTGCCCATGTGGCTGGCTGTGCACCGGGAAATTCGCACCAACCCGCGGATTCGCGCCGTCTTCGACCACTTGGCAGAGGGCCTGCCTGCCTTGATTGCATGA
- a CDS encoding NAD-dependent epimerase/dehydratase family protein has product MSSTVLILGAKGRFGQACARAFVQAGWRVLGQIRAGSQAPTEPGVDWLAVDLSDTALAHAAQGAAVVVHALSPAYTVAAWRRSALPMLDAAIALAGPLSATLMLPGNVYNFGAHMPALLREDTPQAPTTPMGQIRVAMEERLAASGVRSVVIRAGNFFGAERGTWFDSVMVKDLRKGRVTYAGPAEVTLAWAYLPDLARTFVEVAAQRNECQPAEVLHFRGHELNPDDWRAVLTPLAIQQGWLEQDAVLKQATLPWPAIRIGALLIPTWAALLKMRYLWNVNHALVNDKLVTLIGAEPHTPLRSATLAALAALVDLGFCGHEAQHAPDVAALTRFTSCEETSS; this is encoded by the coding sequence ATGTCATCCACTGTTCTCATTCTGGGCGCCAAGGGCCGGTTCGGCCAGGCCTGTGCCCGGGCGTTTGTCCAGGCCGGCTGGCGGGTGCTGGGGCAAATTCGTGCGGGCAGTCAGGCGCCCACAGAGCCAGGGGTTGACTGGTTGGCGGTGGATCTCAGTGACACTGCCTTGGCGCACGCCGCCCAAGGGGCCGCCGTGGTGGTGCATGCCCTCAGCCCCGCCTATACCGTGGCGGCGTGGCGCCGCTCGGCGCTGCCGATGCTGGATGCGGCCATCGCGCTTGCTGGCCCCCTGAGTGCCACCTTGATGCTGCCGGGCAATGTGTACAACTTTGGCGCCCACATGCCCGCCCTGCTTCGGGAAGACACCCCTCAAGCGCCGACCACGCCCATGGGGCAAATTCGCGTGGCCATGGAGGAGCGCTTGGCCGCCTCGGGTGTGCGCAGTGTGGTGATTCGTGCGGGTAATTTTTTTGGGGCGGAGCGGGGAACCTGGTTTGACTCAGTCATGGTCAAAGACCTTCGCAAAGGCCGCGTCACCTACGCGGGCCCCGCAGAGGTGACGCTGGCCTGGGCCTATCTGCCGGACCTGGCCCGCACTTTTGTTGAAGTGGCGGCCCAGCGCAACGAATGTCAGCCCGCTGAGGTACTGCACTTTCGAGGACATGAGCTAAACCCCGACGACTGGCGGGCCGTGCTGACACCTCTTGCCATTCAGCAGGGCTGGCTTGAGCAGGACGCAGTATTGAAGCAAGCGACCCTGCCGTGGCCTGCGATTCGCATTGGCGCGCTGCTGATTCCGACCTGGGCGGCGTTGCTAAAAATGCGCTACCTTTGGAATGTGAACCACGCACTGGTCAACGACAAGTTGGTGACCTTGATTGGTGCCGAGCCGCACACGCCGCTGAGATCGGCTACGCTGGCCGCCCTGGCCGCCCTGGTCGACCTCGGATTCTGCGGGCATGAGGCCCAACACGCACCTGATGTCGCGGCCCTGACCCGATTCACTTCCTGCGAGGAAACCTCATCATGA
- a CDS encoding nitroreductase family protein gives MKRRSFMRVVGGGVIVASTAGSLGLSGCSMGMPSEAIQAWNGPGPDASPAGDVRRWLLSYALLAPHSHNLQSWLVDLRTPHEITLRCDLTRLLPQTDPLFRQIMMSHGTFLELLDLAAKEQGLRADITLFPEGAFGPQELDTRPVARIRLSPDSGLPKDPLFAAILQRHTNRNGYDLARPLPPKAWSAMADAANFPKMQFGYVSDQQADAMNKHREVAKEAWRIELTTPRTIEESMKLLRVGGSEIAQHRDGISLTDPMVIVLDRLGLFDRSHAPAPDAYATTSQLKAFNEKLDSTPAFLWINTEGNDRVTQVNAGRAYARVQLAATVQGVSMQPLSQALQEYAEQRQPYADIHQMVGAAGQGHTVQMWARVGYGAPVAPAPRRPLSALIQA, from the coding sequence ATGAAACGAAGAAGCTTTATGCGGGTGGTGGGCGGCGGCGTCATTGTGGCAAGCACCGCCGGCTCACTTGGCCTGAGCGGATGCAGCATGGGCATGCCATCCGAGGCCATCCAGGCCTGGAATGGCCCCGGGCCGGATGCGTCTCCAGCGGGTGATGTACGGCGCTGGCTGCTGAGCTACGCCCTGCTGGCCCCCCATTCCCATAACCTCCAATCCTGGCTGGTGGACTTGAGAACGCCCCATGAAATCACCTTGCGCTGCGACTTGACGCGTTTGTTGCCGCAGACCGATCCCCTGTTTCGCCAGATCATGATGAGCCACGGCACGTTTCTGGAGTTGCTGGACCTGGCCGCCAAAGAACAAGGGTTGCGAGCTGACATCACGCTCTTCCCTGAAGGCGCATTTGGGCCTCAGGAGTTGGACACTCGCCCAGTCGCACGCATTCGTTTGAGCCCCGACAGCGGTCTGCCCAAAGACCCTTTGTTTGCCGCCATTCTTCAGCGCCACACCAACCGCAATGGCTACGATCTCGCCCGACCGTTGCCCCCCAAGGCGTGGTCTGCGATGGCCGATGCTGCCAACTTTCCGAAGATGCAATTTGGTTATGTGAGCGACCAACAAGCCGATGCCATGAACAAGCACCGCGAAGTCGCCAAGGAGGCCTGGCGCATTGAGCTGACCACGCCACGCACGATCGAGGAGTCGATGAAGCTCCTGCGTGTGGGTGGGTCCGAGATAGCCCAGCACCGGGACGGCATCTCGCTCACCGATCCCATGGTGATTGTTCTGGACCGACTGGGGCTGTTCGACCGCAGCCACGCCCCTGCGCCTGACGCCTACGCCACCACCAGTCAGCTCAAGGCGTTCAATGAAAAATTGGACAGTACCCCAGCGTTTTTGTGGATCAACACCGAAGGCAATGACCGAGTCACCCAGGTCAATGCCGGTCGGGCCTATGCCCGAGTGCAGTTGGCGGCCACGGTGCAGGGCGTGTCCATGCAGCCTCTGTCGCAGGCCTTGCAGGAATACGCAGAACAGAGGCAGCCCTATGCGGACATACATCAAATGGTGGGCGCCGCCGGGCAGGGTCACACCGTACAAATGTGGGCGCGGGTCGGTTACGGGGCGCCTGTCGCGCCCGCTCCACGCCGGCCCTTGAGCGCATTGATTCAGGCTTGA
- a CDS encoding CinA family protein: protein MLSNNELTTHSALAKLVNLLLKNRYILATAESCTGGMIAATCTDLSGSSAWFERGFVTYSNAAKTELLGVDPALIQAHGAVSEAVARAMVLGALAHSPAQVAVAVTGVAGPTGGSADKPVGTVWFGLAVPGQVVTERCLFLGDRAAVRAATVQHALTRLAQLLG from the coding sequence ATGCTATCAAATAATGAGCTAACTACGCATTCTGCATTAGCGAAACTGGTCAATTTGCTTCTTAAAAACAGGTACATACTGGCCACGGCAGAGAGCTGCACTGGCGGCATGATTGCGGCCACCTGCACGGATTTGTCAGGCTCTAGCGCCTGGTTTGAACGCGGCTTTGTGACCTACTCCAACGCCGCCAAAACCGAGCTACTGGGCGTGGACCCCGCATTGATTCAAGCCCACGGCGCCGTGAGCGAAGCCGTGGCGCGAGCCATGGTGCTGGGCGCCTTGGCCCACTCCCCGGCGCAAGTGGCGGTTGCCGTCACCGGCGTGGCCGGGCCCACAGGCGGCAGCGCCGACAAGCCGGTGGGCACGGTGTGGTTTGGGCTGGCGGTGCCGGGCCAAGTGGTCACAGAGCGCTGCCTGTTCCTCGGCGACCGGGCCGCCGTGCGGGCCGCCACAGTGCAACACGCGTTGACCCGACTGGCGCAACTGCTGGGCTGA
- a CDS encoding phosphatidylglycerophosphatase A, translating into MQEIESPSDVVRLPGPVRPSARFMLSHPAHFIALGFGSGLSPFAPGTSGTLWAWLAFVVLQPFMTDVAWAVLIAVSLPIGWWASTVTAKHMRVLDPSSVVWDEIVAFWLVLWLVSPTGWLGQLIAFALFRYFDAAKPGPVRWADQLFHDVSPATDPAAWRKAGFGIMLDDLVAAACALLVVALWRTWW; encoded by the coding sequence ATGCAAGAGATTGAATCCCCCTCGGACGTGGTGCGCTTACCCGGGCCGGTGCGCCCTTCGGCCCGCTTCATGCTGTCGCACCCGGCCCACTTTATTGCGCTGGGCTTTGGCTCGGGCCTGAGTCCGTTTGCCCCCGGCACCTCGGGCACCCTCTGGGCTTGGCTGGCCTTTGTGGTGTTGCAACCCTTCATGACGGACGTGGCCTGGGCGGTGCTGATTGCCGTCTCCCTGCCCATCGGCTGGTGGGCCAGCACGGTGACGGCCAAGCACATGCGGGTGCTGGACCCCAGCAGCGTGGTGTGGGACGAAATTGTGGCTTTCTGGCTGGTGCTGTGGCTGGTGTCCCCCACCGGCTGGCTCGGCCAGTTGATTGCTTTTGCCTTGTTTCGCTACTTTGACGCGGCCAAGCCCGGCCCGGTGCGCTGGGCCGATCAGTTGTTTCACGACGTCTCCCCCGCCACCGACCCTGCCGCCTGGCGCAAAGCCGGCTTTGGCATCATGCTGGACGATCTGGTGGCCGCCGCCTGCGCGCTGCTGGTGGTGGCCTTGTGGCGAACTTGGTGGTGA
- a CDS encoding HNH endonuclease has product MLIASHIVPWSEDHNNRLNPQNGLCLSALHDRAYDQGLITVLPDYTVRVSAKLKAKSADAFLQESLLRFDQAPIHMPTRLAPAASFLTWHASHFDFI; this is encoded by the coding sequence TTGCTGATCGCCAGCCACATCGTTCCGTGGAGTGAAGACCATAACAACCGCTTGAACCCGCAGAACGGGCTTTGCTTGTCGGCCTTGCATGACCGAGCGTACGACCAAGGCCTCATCACGGTGCTGCCGGATTACACAGTGCGAGTCAGCGCGAAACTCAAAGCCAAGAGTGCTGATGCGTTTCTTCAAGAATCTCTACTGCGATTCGATCAAGCGCCCATTCATATGCCAACGCGGTTGGCACCTGCCGCGAGCTTTTTGACGTGGCATGCGAGTCATTTTGACTTCATTTGA
- a CDS encoding MFS transporter translates to MLIPTTTHWPRVICLWLCGVVAAMQFAKLSFAFVALQQWYGLSAAQMGIILSTVGLTGLVFGVTMGLYAHAIGYRRLLLAGLALGAVLAALQSLMLPPLWLWVTRVLEGVSHLAVVVAAPTLIAVSCAPRQRSVAMGLWSTFVGVAFALTGAFGPAVLSGLGLSGLLGLHALGMFVMLVWAAAMLPADPDTMGAGNWPRWHAVPRHHVQIYTRWETALPGLCFFCYTGMAVALLTFLPQQAGAGKPWLAVMLPLMGISGTFSAGWFAQTWVTPLWLVRLAFVGVGLAGLGLWASAALGLDQAPAALLLMYLAGLAGGSAFSLIPYLSHESLVQSRANGAVAQMGNLGSTLGPPLFAATLAAWGVAGLALPVLALALLGIGVASWGARQRFHQTEPIPK, encoded by the coding sequence ATGCTCATACCCACCACCACCCACTGGCCCCGCGTTATTTGTCTCTGGCTGTGTGGCGTGGTGGCGGCCATGCAGTTCGCCAAGCTGTCGTTTGCTTTTGTTGCCCTGCAGCAGTGGTACGGCCTGAGTGCGGCGCAGATGGGCATTATTTTGTCCACAGTGGGTCTGACGGGGCTGGTGTTTGGCGTGACCATGGGGCTGTATGCGCATGCCATAGGCTACCGGCGCTTGTTGTTGGCCGGGCTTGCGCTGGGCGCCGTGTTGGCGGCGCTGCAGTCGCTCATGCTGCCCCCACTTTGGCTTTGGGTGACCCGCGTGTTGGAGGGGGTCTCTCACCTAGCTGTGGTGGTGGCCGCGCCAACGTTGATTGCCGTCAGCTGTGCCCCGCGCCAGCGTTCGGTGGCCATGGGGCTGTGGAGCACCTTTGTGGGCGTGGCCTTTGCCCTGACCGGCGCTTTCGGGCCGGCGGTGTTGTCCGGGTTGGGCTTGAGCGGTTTGCTGGGTCTGCATGCGCTGGGCATGTTTGTCATGTTGGTGTGGGCGGCTGCGATGTTGCCTGCCGACCCAGACACCATGGGCGCCGGAAACTGGCCGCGCTGGCACGCGGTGCCTCGCCACCATGTGCAGATTTACACCCGCTGGGAAACCGCGTTGCCCGGCCTCTGTTTTTTTTGCTACACCGGCATGGCCGTGGCCTTGCTCACCTTTTTGCCGCAACAGGCCGGCGCTGGCAAGCCCTGGCTGGCAGTGATGTTGCCTTTGATGGGCATCAGCGGCACCTTTTCGGCCGGTTGGTTTGCGCAAACCTGGGTCACGCCGCTGTGGCTGGTTCGCCTGGCCTTTGTCGGCGTGGGGCTGGCGGGCTTGGGCTTGTGGGCGAGCGCGGCCTTGGGGCTGGACCAGGCGCCTGCCGCCTTGCTGCTCATGTATCTGGCCGGCTTGGCGGGGGGCTCGGCGTTTTCGCTTATTCCTTACCTCAGCCACGAATCATTGGTGCAGTCGCGTGCCAACGGCGCGGTGGCGCAAATGGGCAACCTTGGTTCCACGCTGGGGCCGCCGCTATTCGCCGCCACGCTGGCCGCCTGGGGCGTGGCAGGCCTGGCTTTGCCGGTGCTGGCTTTGGCTTTGCTGGGCATTGGCGTGGCCAGCTGGGGCGCGCGCCAGCGCTTCCACCAGACCGAACCGATCCCAAAATAA
- a CDS encoding DNA alkylation repair protein translates to MAEALKNQFGPDVPQAIARMVKAVHPAFDVDAFLQDALQGYDALALMPRGQHIAHALQAHLPADFEQAAAILVASAEQPHGRDPGQSLASFLFLPHTQFVATYGLAHFEAAMQAQHALTQRFTAEFSIRPFLQAHPEATLARLRHWACDPSHHVRRLVSEGTRPRLPWAPRLRAFQKDPAPVLGLLKDDPELSVRRSVANNLNDIGKDHPDLLTQTAQRWLKGASENRQWIVGHALRSAVKRGEAGALKVLGFGQAAQLALRDVPIAPSTAVMGASVTLAFDLHNPHAHAQRVLVVFCVHYIKANGQPKPKVFKLKTVELAPGATVHLSKRLSLAEMSTRKHYPGTHRVDVLLNGEPHTLGQFELLPVAEYHIDSGLH, encoded by the coding sequence ATGGCAGAAGCACTAAAAAACCAGTTTGGCCCGGACGTGCCGCAAGCCATTGCCCGCATGGTGAAGGCGGTGCACCCCGCCTTTGATGTGGACGCCTTTCTGCAAGATGCCCTGCAAGGCTATGACGCACTGGCCTTGATGCCGCGCGGCCAGCACATTGCCCACGCCTTGCAGGCGCACTTGCCGGCCGATTTTGAGCAGGCTGCCGCCATCCTCGTGGCCTCGGCAGAGCAACCGCACGGACGGGATCCAGGCCAAAGTCTGGCGTCGTTTTTGTTTTTGCCCCACACCCAGTTTGTCGCCACTTATGGCTTGGCACACTTTGAAGCGGCCATGCAGGCGCAGCACGCCTTGACCCAGCGCTTCACGGCCGAGTTCAGCATTCGCCCGTTTTTGCAAGCACACCCAGAAGCCACATTGGCGCGGCTGCGCCATTGGGCCTGTGACCCCAGTCATCATGTGCGCCGCCTGGTGTCTGAAGGCACGCGCCCGCGCCTGCCCTGGGCGCCGCGATTGCGGGCGTTTCAAAAAGACCCCGCGCCGGTGTTGGGGTTGCTCAAGGACGACCCCGAGCTGTCTGTGCGTCGCTCGGTGGCCAACAACCTCAACGACATTGGCAAAGACCACCCCGATCTGCTGACCCAAACTGCCCAGCGCTGGTTAAAGGGCGCCTCTGAGAACCGCCAGTGGATCGTCGGCCACGCGCTGCGCTCCGCCGTCAAACGCGGGGAGGCGGGGGCGCTGAAGGTGCTGGGTTTTGGGCAGGCGGCCCAGCTGGCGTTGCGCGATGTGCCCATTGCCCCCAGCACCGCTGTCATGGGTGCCAGCGTGACCTTGGCCTTTGACTTGCACAACCCACACGCCCATGCGCAACGGGTGTTGGTGGTCTTTTGCGTGCACTACATCAAGGCCAACGGCCAACCCAAGCCCAAAGTCTTCAAGCTCAAAACCGTGGAATTGGCCCCCGGCGCCACCGTGCACTTGTCCAAACGCCTGTCGCTGGCGGAAATGAGCACCCGCAAACACTACCCCGGCACGCACAGGGTGGACGTGCTGCTGAATGGCGAGCCGCACACGCTGGGACAATTTGAGCTGCTACCGGTGGCTGAATATCACATTGATAGCGGGTTGCACTGA
- a CDS encoding gamma-glutamylcyclotransferase family protein translates to MSTSPLYFAYGSNMALERIQARVPNAQALGRAVLAGYRLAFHKINRADGSGKCDVQLCAQPDAAVHGALYRVSDDDLLVLDGYEGRGHAYERSYLAVTDVHGQTQTACIYVALDIDASVKPFSWYKEHVLRGAVANALPAHYLAMIEAVESHDDPDAERHARELAIYVRQVLGD, encoded by the coding sequence ATGTCTACCTCTCCTCTTTACTTTGCCTACGGCTCCAACATGGCGCTTGAGCGCATTCAGGCCCGCGTGCCCAATGCTCAGGCTTTGGGCCGGGCCGTGCTGGCGGGTTACCGCCTTGCGTTTCACAAGATCAACCGGGCCGACGGCTCAGGCAAGTGTGATGTGCAGCTTTGCGCCCAACCGGACGCCGCCGTGCATGGCGCGCTGTACCGGGTGTCAGACGACGACTTGCTGGTGCTGGACGGCTATGAGGGCCGGGGCCACGCCTACGAGCGCAGCTACCTCGCCGTCACTGATGTTCACGGCCAAACCCAGACCGCGTGCATTTACGTGGCGTTGGACATCGATGCCAGCGTGAAACCCTTCAGTTGGTACAAAGAGCATGTGCTGCGCGGCGCTGTGGCCAATGCCTTGCCAGCCCACTATCTGGCCATGATTGAGGCGGTGGAAAGCCATGACGACCCGGACGCTGAGCGGCACGCCCGCGAGTTGGCCATTTATGTGCGGCAGGTGCTTGGAGATTGA
- a CDS encoding cysteine hydrolase family protein, translated as MSQSDPLKSALIVIDVQESFPQMPFWTEDDVPAFQSALLRLEAGCRAQGVPVVHIFHVGQSGPFTLESGFVKPLDWLPGAPDVRFDKHTHNAFSDTGLDLWLRRRGINHLIISGIRTEQCCETTNRVGADMGYTVDYVTEATLTFLMTHAGSGRCYSAAEIKAHTELVLAQRFARIVTVDQCLAQLTPLAA; from the coding sequence ATGTCCCAATCAGATCCATTGAAGTCTGCCCTCATCGTCATTGACGTGCAAGAGTCCTTTCCCCAGATGCCGTTCTGGACCGAGGACGACGTGCCCGCGTTTCAGTCTGCCTTGCTGCGCTTGGAGGCGGGTTGCCGGGCCCAAGGCGTGCCGGTGGTGCACATCTTTCATGTGGGGCAAAGCGGACCGTTCACGCTGGAGTCCGGCTTTGTGAAGCCCCTCGACTGGCTGCCCGGCGCGCCCGATGTGCGGTTTGACAAACACACGCACAACGCGTTTTCTGACACCGGGTTGGACCTGTGGCTGCGCCGGCGCGGCATTAACCACCTCATCATCAGCGGCATCCGAACCGAGCAATGCTGTGAGACCACCAACCGCGTGGGGGCCGACATGGGTTACACGGTGGACTACGTGACCGAGGCCACGCTCACCTTTCTCATGACCCATGCCGGCAGTGGTCGCTGCTATTCGGCCGCCGAGATCAAAGCCCACACCGAACTGGTGCTGGCGCAGAGGTTTGCGCGTATCGTCACCGTCGACCAATGCTTGGCGCAACTGACGCCACTGGCCGCCTGA
- a CDS encoding DUF1272 domain-containing protein: protein MLQLRPNCECCNIDLPPTSPLAMICSFECTFCADCVAQRLHGVCPNCGGEFVRRPVRPADALARNPASTTRVFKPQGCAPAPLDGAP from the coding sequence ATGCTTCAACTTCGCCCCAACTGTGAGTGCTGCAACATCGATTTGCCACCCACCTCGCCGCTGGCCATGATCTGCTCGTTTGAATGCACTTTCTGCGCCGACTGTGTGGCCCAGCGCCTGCACGGCGTGTGCCCCAACTGCGGCGGAGAGTTCGTGCGCCGCCCCGTGCGTCCCGCCGATGCCTTGGCGAGAAACCCGGCATCAACGACGCGGGTTTTCAAGCCGCAGGGCTGTGCGCCCGCCCCCTTAGACGGGGCGCCATGA
- a CDS encoding EamA family transporter produces MSGEAMRPRDVGLALLVICVWGVNFAVIKTGVADVPPLLLGALRFMLAAFPALLFLRPPKVPFRLYLAYGLTISVGQFAFLFTAIHVGMPSGLASLVLQSQAFFTMVLAALWLKEHWRANQLAGLGLAAVGLALIGSAHGVSMSLGGFFLTVAAAVMWACGNIVTRAVGRYAPMNQLAFVVWASLVPPLPFLALSYFIEGPQAISHALSNFSLHSFAAVAYLAWAATLLGYGLWTLLMSRYPANRVAPFSLLVPVVGLTTGWLVFDEALQPVHFAGGALLMAGLLVNLFGARLLDRLRRSP; encoded by the coding sequence ATGAGCGGCGAGGCGATGCGCCCACGCGATGTGGGTTTGGCGCTGCTGGTCATCTGTGTGTGGGGCGTGAACTTTGCCGTCATCAAAACCGGCGTGGCCGATGTGCCGCCGCTTTTGCTGGGGGCGCTTCGCTTTATGCTGGCGGCGTTTCCGGCCCTGCTTTTTCTGCGCCCACCCAAGGTGCCGTTTCGGCTTTACCTGGCTTATGGGTTGACCATCTCCGTGGGGCAGTTTGCCTTTTTGTTCACCGCCATCCATGTGGGGATGCCGTCGGGGCTGGCCTCGCTGGTGCTGCAATCGCAAGCGTTTTTCACCATGGTGCTGGCAGCGTTGTGGCTCAAGGAGCACTGGCGCGCCAACCAGTTGGCCGGCTTGGGGTTGGCCGCCGTTGGCTTGGCTTTGATTGGTAGCGCACACGGCGTGAGCATGTCACTGGGCGGCTTCTTTCTGACCGTGGCCGCCGCAGTGATGTGGGCCTGCGGCAATATCGTGACGCGGGCCGTAGGGCGTTATGCGCCCATGAATCAACTCGCTTTTGTGGTGTGGGCCAGCCTGGTGCCCCCTCTGCCTTTTCTGGCACTGTCTTACTTTATCGAAGGCCCGCAGGCCATCAGCCACGCCTTGAGCAACTTCAGCCTGCACTCTTTTGCGGCGGTGGCATACCTTGCCTGGGCGGCCACCTTGCTGGGCTACGGGCTGTGGACGCTGCTGATGTCTCGCTACCCCGCCAACCGGGTGGCGCCGTTCAGTTTGCTGGTGCCCGTGGTGGGGCTGACCACCGGCTGGCTGGTGTTTGACGAGGCCCTGCAGCCCGTGCACTTTGCAGGCGGCGCTTTGCTCATGGCCGGCTTGCTGGTCAATCTGTTTGGAGCGCGTCTGTTGGACCGGTTGCGGCGCAGCCCATGA
- a CDS encoding GlxA family transcriptional regulator, which yields MNLNIWLVLTPNVLMLDFAGPAEALRMARDMGAPFTLHPCGPQPDIATSLGVALGGLAPLPATLPPSSLVLVVGNSNEAADYATPEARQVVNWLRTAPVADTQLASICSGALLLAQAGCLQGRRCTTHHSLIDALKAADPIAQVETDRIFVDDGRVLTSAGTTTGIDLALHLVEQHAGPELAARVARRLVMYQRRGPNDPQTSPWLAYRNHMHPAVHRAQDALARDPARLWTLPDLAEEACVSARHLSRLFGQHAGIGVLAYQQQLRIARAKDLLALNPPLSVEQVAERCGFASACDFRRVWQRFAEGSPGQGRR from the coding sequence ATGAACCTGAACATCTGGCTGGTGCTCACGCCCAATGTGCTGATGCTGGACTTCGCCGGGCCGGCCGAGGCGCTGCGCATGGCGCGCGACATGGGCGCGCCCTTCACGCTGCATCCCTGTGGGCCGCAGCCTGATATTGCGACCTCACTCGGCGTGGCCTTGGGCGGCCTGGCGCCGCTGCCTGCCACCCTGCCACCGAGCAGTCTGGTGCTGGTGGTGGGAAATAGCAATGAGGCCGCAGACTACGCCACCCCTGAGGCGAGGCAGGTGGTGAATTGGTTGCGCACCGCCCCGGTGGCCGACACGCAGCTCGCCAGCATTTGCTCAGGCGCCTTGCTGTTGGCGCAAGCCGGCTGCCTGCAGGGGCGGCGCTGCACCACCCACCACAGCCTGATTGATGCATTGAAAGCCGCCGACCCCATCGCGCAGGTGGAAACCGACCGTATCTTTGTGGACGACGGCCGGGTGCTCACCAGCGCAGGCACCACCACCGGCATTGATTTGGCGCTGCACCTTGTTGAGCAACACGCCGGGCCCGAACTAGCGGCCCGCGTTGCCCGTCGGCTGGTCATGTACCAGCGCCGCGGGCCGAACGACCCGCAAACCTCTCCGTGGCTGGCCTACCGCAACCACATGCACCCGGCGGTGCACCGCGCGCAAGACGCGCTGGCGCGTGACCCGGCTCGTCTCTGGACGTTGCCGGATCTGGCTGAAGAGGCCTGTGTGAGTGCCCGCCACCTGAGTCGTTTGTTTGGGCAGCACGCCGGCATTGGCGTGCTGGCGTATCAGCAGCAGTTGCGCATTGCCCGCGCTAAAGACCTGCTGGCGCTGAATCCGCCGCTGTCCGTGGAGCAAGTGGCCGAGCGTTGCGGTTTCGCCTCGGCGTGCGACTTTCGCCGCGTGTGGCAGCGCTTTGCCGAGGGGTCGCCCGGGCAGGGGCGGCGCTAA